A region from the Achromobacter seleniivolatilans genome encodes:
- a CDS encoding DMT family transporter, with product MNLFLYFLTVVIWGTTWIAIKLQLGVVAIPVSIFYRFALAGLVLFVALLLARKLQKMDRRAHALCVGQGLCLFCLNFLCFYTATQWIPSGLVSVVFSAATLWNALNARLWFGTRVAPRVMVAGVFGFSGLVLLFWPELASQQASHETLLGLGFALLGTFCFSTGNMLSSLQQRAGIRPLTGNAYSMLYGAAILLAGCTVAGVPFRFDTSSAYVGALLYLAIPGSVIGFTAYLTLVGRMGPARAAYCTVLFPVVALTVSTVAEGYQWTPAAFAGLGLVMFGNLLVFTKWSPFKAHVAA from the coding sequence GTGAATCTCTTTCTGTACTTTCTGACTGTCGTTATCTGGGGCACCACCTGGATTGCCATCAAGCTTCAACTGGGCGTGGTGGCGATTCCCGTGTCCATTTTTTATCGCTTTGCGTTAGCGGGCCTGGTGTTGTTTGTGGCTTTGCTGCTGGCCCGAAAGCTGCAAAAGATGGACCGGCGCGCGCATGCGCTGTGCGTGGGCCAAGGGCTGTGCCTGTTCTGTTTGAACTTTCTGTGTTTCTACACGGCAACGCAGTGGATACCCAGCGGCCTGGTCTCGGTGGTGTTTTCGGCAGCAACCTTGTGGAATGCGCTCAATGCTCGCTTGTGGTTTGGTACCCGGGTGGCGCCGCGCGTGATGGTGGCGGGAGTGTTTGGATTTTCGGGCCTGGTGCTCTTGTTCTGGCCGGAACTCGCCAGCCAGCAGGCCAGCCATGAAACGCTCTTGGGCCTGGGTTTCGCCTTGTTGGGCACGTTTTGTTTTTCCACCGGCAACATGCTGTCGTCCTTGCAGCAGCGCGCCGGCATCCGGCCGCTGACGGGCAATGCGTACAGCATGCTGTATGGCGCTGCGATCCTGCTGGCGGGTTGCACGGTGGCAGGCGTGCCGTTCCGCTTCGACACGTCATCCGCCTACGTCGGTGCCCTGCTCTATCTGGCGATCCCAGGGTCCGTCATCGGCTTTACCGCCTATCTGACCCTGGTGGGGCGCATGGGACCTGCCCGCGCCGCGTATTGCACGGTGCTGTTTCCCGTCGTAGCGTTAACCGTCTCTACGGTGGCCGAGGGTTATCAGTGGACCCCAGCCGCTTTCGCGGGTCTGGGGTTGGTGATGTTCGGCAACCTGCTGGTGTTTACGAAGTGGTCGCCGTTCAAGGCCCACGTCGCTGCGTAG
- a CDS encoding helix-turn-helix domain-containing protein — protein sequence MASAASAPADFSVFRTLSRSTASLERAAPLGEGMAISQWSRSARETLGYDSPGHHTLSLYLQGGDKSYRLGHDTLHGGAGKFCVLPAEHYSRWSMNDTVHFLHLYIAPERLAREAVMRLDCEPRTLELRDRTYIQDDSLIDVCRQLLGTDWTQPADRLAASSAAETVLHHLLNQGVARKSSPPSRGGLAPAVRRRIMDYVDAHLSEPLTLDQLAGVAALSTYHFARMFHTSFGEPPHAWVRGRRLAHARSLLTAGKSDLAGIAQASGFGNASHLSRVFHEAVGVTPGQYRNARRQH from the coding sequence ATGGCTTCCGCTGCCTCGGCCCCGGCCGATTTCTCCGTCTTTCGCACTTTGTCGCGTTCCACCGCCAGTCTGGAACGCGCCGCCCCCTTGGGCGAGGGCATGGCTATTTCGCAATGGTCGCGCAGCGCCCGCGAAACGCTGGGCTATGACTCGCCCGGACATCACACGCTGTCTCTGTACCTGCAGGGCGGCGATAAATCCTACCGGCTCGGGCATGACACGCTGCATGGCGGGGCAGGCAAATTCTGCGTGCTGCCGGCCGAGCACTATTCGCGCTGGAGCATGAACGACACGGTGCATTTCCTGCATCTGTACATTGCCCCTGAACGCCTGGCGCGCGAAGCCGTCATGCGGCTGGACTGTGAACCCCGCACGCTGGAATTGCGCGACCGCACCTATATCCAGGACGACTCCCTGATCGATGTGTGCCGGCAACTGCTAGGCACCGACTGGACGCAACCGGCAGACCGCCTGGCGGCCAGCAGCGCAGCGGAAACGGTGCTGCACCACCTGCTGAACCAAGGGGTCGCCCGCAAGTCCAGCCCGCCTTCCCGCGGCGGCCTGGCGCCCGCTGTGCGCCGGCGCATCATGGACTACGTGGACGCCCACCTGAGCGAACCGCTGACGCTGGACCAGCTGGCAGGCGTGGCGGCGCTGTCCACTTATCACTTTGCGCGGATGTTCCACACCTCGTTTGGCGAACCGCCGCACGCCTGGGTACGCGGACGCCGGCTGGCGCATGCCCGCAGCCTTCTAACCGCAGGCAAGAGTGATCTGGCCGGCATTGCTCAGGCCAGCGGTTTTGGCAATGCCAGTCATCTGTCGCGGGTGTTTCACGAGGCTGTTGGCGTCACGCCTGGCCAGTACCGCAACGCGCGCCGCCAACACTGA
- a CDS encoding DUF2868 domain-containing protein, translating to MPSPTSRDTAHLADPAQPRALRAHWLAELIRLRETHWGPLDDTDAVRRVRQLNTDLPSRILARAALLAQRENLTSLVDTWSRSARAILAALFVLALVSGIGVALGALGDGSRPVNVLWALGALLGLHALTFLLWLASFLLRPSAMTGLGRLWLWATRKLARGPDSALVPQAFLNLLARAGALRWVFGAVSHLLWLTALCAALAALLAVLSTASYRFIWATTLLAPDTFVWLTQVIGWLPAHLGFPLPDAATVRASDGSQTLSAEAQVQWSLWLIGVVVVYGILPRLLAGALCVAATLRTLRALRIDPLLAGFLPLHDRLEPAAQSTGIDRPVDPLHEPRVHAPSLASLGGQPVLLGLELPADLDWPPAGVPASVQLAGNLDSREERNRVLDALAQAAASRLMIACDARQTPDRGTLSLIAELSAHAGQTRVWLITPDAGAAATREPLWRERLLALGLTAPDILQTPNAPLKWLESGHG from the coding sequence ATGCCGTCCCCGACCTCTCGCGACACTGCTCACCTGGCCGACCCCGCCCAGCCGCGCGCCCTGCGCGCGCATTGGCTGGCCGAACTGATCCGCCTGCGTGAAACGCATTGGGGTCCGCTGGACGACACGGACGCCGTCCGCCGCGTGCGCCAACTGAACACGGATTTGCCATCGCGTATTCTGGCGCGCGCTGCGCTGCTGGCCCAACGCGAAAACCTGACCTCGCTGGTCGACACATGGAGCCGCAGCGCCCGCGCGATCCTGGCGGCGCTATTCGTGCTGGCCCTGGTATCGGGCATCGGCGTCGCCCTCGGCGCTTTGGGCGATGGTTCCCGGCCAGTCAATGTGCTGTGGGCGCTAGGCGCCTTGCTTGGGCTGCATGCGCTGACCTTTCTGCTATGGCTGGCCAGCTTCTTGCTGCGGCCTTCCGCCATGACCGGCCTGGGCCGGCTGTGGTTATGGGCCACACGCAAACTGGCGCGCGGGCCCGATAGCGCACTGGTTCCGCAGGCGTTCCTGAACCTGCTGGCACGCGCTGGCGCCTTGCGCTGGGTCTTTGGCGCCGTGAGTCATCTGCTGTGGCTGACGGCGCTGTGCGCTGCCCTGGCGGCCCTGCTGGCGGTGCTGTCCACCGCCAGCTACCGCTTCATCTGGGCCACTACGCTCTTGGCCCCCGACACCTTTGTCTGGCTGACGCAGGTCATCGGCTGGCTGCCGGCGCATCTGGGTTTCCCATTGCCGGACGCCGCGACCGTTCGCGCGAGCGATGGCTCGCAGACGCTATCTGCCGAGGCCCAGGTTCAATGGTCGCTATGGCTTATCGGTGTCGTGGTGGTCTACGGCATCTTGCCCCGTCTGCTGGCTGGCGCGCTCTGCGTGGCCGCCACGCTGCGTACCCTGCGCGCTTTGCGCATTGATCCCCTGCTGGCCGGTTTCTTGCCCTTGCATGACAGGCTGGAGCCTGCCGCGCAGTCCACCGGCATCGACCGGCCCGTGGACCCTTTGCACGAACCGCGGGTGCATGCCCCCTCTCTTGCCAGCCTGGGCGGTCAACCGGTACTGCTGGGGCTGGAACTGCCCGCCGACCTGGACTGGCCGCCAGCAGGTGTCCCAGCGTCGGTTCAACTTGCGGGCAATCTGGACTCGCGGGAAGAGCGCAATCGCGTGCTGGACGCGCTGGCGCAGGCTGCTGCCTCGCGCCTGATGATCGCCTGTGATGCGCGCCAGACGCCTGACCGTGGCACCTTGTCATTGATTGCCGAACTGTCCGCCCACGCGGGGCAGACTCGCGTGTGGCTGATCACGCCAGATGCTGGCGCTGCGGCCACCCGTGAGCCGTTATGGCGCGAACGCCTGCTGGCGCTGGGACTGACCGCCCCCGACATCCTGCAAACCCCTAACGCGCCTCTTAAGTGGCTGGAGTCCGGTCATGGCTGA
- a CDS encoding GTPase/DUF3482 domain-containing protein — protein sequence MADELIKIALVGHTNTGKTSLLRTLTRDTTFGDVADSPGTTRHVEGARLRLEGRPVLEWFDTPGMEDSIALLEYLERLARPDERLDGPSRIRRFLDTPEAHGRYEQEARVLTKMLDCDAALYVIDARDPVLGKHRDELAILAACGRPLLPVLNFVNAPAHRADEWRAAMARLGLHAVVEFDTVAPALDGEQQLYAKLGVLLDRHAATLNRLSESLSAQRQARHAAAYELLADLLIDVAALHLSSPSNDDALAAASNQLREKVRQREQACVTALLALYNFKPSDFTEDTLPLQGERWSMDLFHPQALMDMGVQVGMGAAAGAMAGAAVDLFSAGLTLGTGTLIGAAAGGLWQGVEKLGKRVAGKLRGWREISVDDAVLRLLALRERQLIDALERRGHAAREPLKLALPDDDAWRKGPLPDALKEARSRPEWSALGKHHEDSDRRKHVVQELAKTLACEPPQAI from the coding sequence ATGGCTGATGAGCTGATCAAGATTGCGCTGGTTGGCCACACCAATACCGGCAAAACGTCGCTCTTGCGCACGCTTACGCGCGACACCACGTTTGGCGATGTTGCCGACAGCCCCGGTACGACACGCCACGTAGAAGGCGCGCGCTTGCGGCTGGAAGGCCGCCCCGTGCTGGAATGGTTCGACACCCCCGGCATGGAAGACAGCATCGCCTTGCTGGAATACCTGGAACGCCTGGCCCGCCCGGACGAACGCCTGGATGGCCCTTCGCGCATCCGCCGTTTTCTGGATACGCCCGAAGCGCATGGCCGCTACGAACAGGAAGCCCGCGTCCTGACGAAAATGCTGGATTGCGATGCCGCGCTGTATGTCATCGACGCGCGCGATCCGGTGCTGGGCAAACATCGCGATGAACTGGCCATTCTTGCGGCTTGCGGCCGCCCCTTGCTGCCGGTACTGAATTTCGTGAACGCGCCTGCCCATCGGGCAGATGAATGGCGCGCCGCCATGGCGCGGCTGGGCCTGCATGCCGTTGTGGAATTCGACACCGTCGCACCCGCGCTGGATGGCGAACAACAGCTCTACGCCAAACTCGGCGTCCTGCTGGACCGGCACGCCGCCACGCTGAACCGGCTGTCCGAAAGCCTGAGCGCCCAACGGCAGGCGCGCCATGCTGCCGCCTACGAACTGCTGGCCGATCTGCTGATCGACGTCGCGGCGCTCCATCTTTCCAGTCCCAGCAACGACGACGCGCTGGCTGCCGCATCGAACCAATTGCGCGAAAAAGTACGCCAGCGTGAACAGGCCTGCGTGACCGCCTTGCTCGCGCTCTACAACTTCAAACCCTCCGACTTCACCGAAGACACCTTGCCGCTGCAAGGCGAGCGATGGAGCATGGATCTGTTCCACCCCCAGGCGCTCATGGACATGGGCGTGCAGGTAGGCATGGGCGCTGCTGCCGGAGCCATGGCGGGCGCGGCTGTGGACCTGTTCAGCGCTGGCCTCACGCTGGGCACAGGCACCTTGATTGGAGCTGCGGCGGGCGGCCTCTGGCAGGGCGTGGAAAAACTGGGAAAACGCGTCGCAGGCAAGCTGCGCGGCTGGCGTGAGATCAGTGTGGACGATGCCGTGCTGCGTTTACTGGCGCTGCGTGAACGCCAGCTGATTGATGCGCTGGAACGCCGGGGCCACGCCGCGCGCGAGCCCTTGAAGCTGGCGCTTCCAGACGATGATGCCTGGCGCAAAGGCCCCTTGCCCGACGCATTGAAAGAAGCGCGCAGCCGGCCCGAGTGGTCAGCGCTAGGCAAACACCACGAAGACAGCGACCGCCGCAAGCACGTGGTGCAGGAATTGGCGAAAACCCTTGCCTGCGAACCGCCACAAGCGATCTGA
- a CDS encoding ABC transporter substrate-binding protein — translation MRTFPHLKQAALAAAIAASLAFSAGASAKTFHWSYQGDATSMDPMALNETFTLGFQGNIYETLAGYDGNLKLTPLLAESWENPEPTKWIFKLRKDVKFHDGSPFTADDVIFSWKRSLTPGSDMKGYGAKASDIKKVDDYTVEVTTPTPNPILPREWVFLYIMSKTWAEKNKTTEATNVKGDNQGNYANLNANGTGPFMLVSRQPDVKTVLKRYDGYWNKNIKTNVDEVIFQPITQEATRVAALISGEMDLVQPVPVQDWKRLEDAKGVKPLTAPEARAIFIGMDQDRDELLFSDVKGKNPFKDPKVREAVVLAVDTKAINEKIMRGAAKPLGSLVATAINGYDESYGAPYKPDPERAKKLLAEAGYPKGFTVTMDCPNDRYVNDEKVCQAVAGMLARVGIKINLLAQTKSKYFGKILLQAGNQTSMYMLGWTPSSTDAHNALLNLTSCRDAKTAAGQFNLGGYCNKTVDDLTNKIGVETDQTKRNAMIKEAFEIVRKDFGYLPLHQQPMSWGVKDNIKVIQRADDVLDLRDVVLP, via the coding sequence ATGCGTACTTTTCCTCACCTAAAGCAAGCTGCGCTGGCCGCCGCCATCGCCGCCTCGCTGGCATTCAGCGCTGGCGCTTCGGCCAAGACCTTCCACTGGTCCTATCAGGGCGACGCCACATCAATGGACCCGATGGCGCTGAACGAAACGTTCACGCTGGGCTTCCAGGGCAATATCTACGAAACGCTGGCGGGCTACGACGGCAACCTGAAACTGACTCCGCTACTGGCCGAAAGCTGGGAAAACCCCGAGCCCACGAAGTGGATCTTCAAGCTGCGTAAGGATGTGAAGTTCCACGACGGTTCGCCCTTCACTGCGGACGACGTGATCTTTTCCTGGAAGCGCAGCCTGACGCCCGGCTCCGACATGAAGGGCTACGGCGCCAAAGCGTCCGACATCAAGAAGGTGGACGACTACACCGTTGAAGTCACCACGCCCACGCCGAACCCCATCCTGCCGCGTGAATGGGTGTTCTTGTACATCATGAGCAAGACGTGGGCCGAAAAGAACAAGACCACCGAGGCCACCAACGTCAAGGGCGACAACCAGGGCAACTACGCCAACCTGAACGCCAACGGCACTGGCCCCTTCATGCTGGTTTCGCGCCAGCCTGACGTGAAGACCGTACTCAAGCGCTATGACGGCTACTGGAACAAGAACATCAAGACCAATGTCGATGAGGTCATCTTCCAGCCGATCACGCAAGAAGCCACACGCGTTGCCGCGCTGATCTCGGGCGAAATGGACCTGGTGCAACCCGTGCCCGTTCAGGACTGGAAGCGCCTGGAAGACGCCAAGGGCGTAAAACCGCTGACCGCACCCGAAGCCCGCGCCATCTTCATTGGCATGGACCAGGACCGCGACGAATTGCTGTTCTCGGATGTGAAGGGCAAGAACCCCTTCAAAGATCCCAAGGTGCGCGAAGCCGTCGTGCTGGCGGTCGACACCAAGGCCATCAACGAGAAGATCATGCGCGGCGCGGCCAAGCCGCTGGGTTCGCTGGTGGCCACCGCCATCAACGGCTACGACGAATCCTACGGCGCGCCGTACAAGCCCGATCCCGAACGCGCCAAGAAGCTGCTGGCCGAAGCGGGATACCCGAAGGGCTTCACGGTCACGATGGACTGCCCGAACGACCGCTACGTCAATGACGAAAAGGTCTGCCAGGCGGTGGCCGGCATGCTGGCCCGCGTCGGCATCAAGATCAACCTGCTGGCCCAGACCAAGTCTAAGTACTTCGGCAAGATCCTGCTGCAAGCCGGCAATCAGACCAGCATGTACATGTTGGGCTGGACGCCCAGCTCCACCGACGCACACAACGCGCTCTTGAACCTGACGTCGTGCCGCGACGCCAAAACCGCAGCCGGCCAATTCAACCTGGGTGGTTACTGCAACAAGACGGTGGACGATCTGACCAACAAGATCGGTGTGGAAACAGACCAGACCAAGCGCAATGCCATGATCAAGGAAGCCTTCGAGATCGTGCGCAAAGACTTCGGCTACCTGCCGCTGCATCAGCAGCCCATGTCGTGGGGTGTGAAGGACAACATCAAGGTCATCCAGCGCGCCGACGACGTGCTTGACCTGCGCGACGTCGTCCTGCCGTAA
- a CDS encoding ABC transporter permease — MLSFIAQRLIQSVLVMLTVALIAFSMFRYVGDPIASMVGQDTTPEQRAQLRGELGLDDPFVVQFARFVGNAVQGDFGISYRQRRPVSELLEERMPATLELSFVSAVMALALGIPMGIYTALKRHGVLSKAFMAISLAGISLPTFLIGILLILVFGVQLRWLPSFGRGDVVSIGWWTTGFLTKSGWLALIMPAITLALFQMTLIMRLVRAEMLEVLRADFIKFARARGLPERLINFRHALKNTLVPVITITGLQLGSIIAFAIITETVFQWPGMGLLFIQAISMVDIPVMAAYLVLIAFMFVVINLVVDLLYFAVDPRLRVQSK, encoded by the coding sequence ATGCTTTCTTTTATTGCGCAACGGCTTATCCAGTCGGTGCTGGTGATGTTGACGGTAGCGCTGATCGCGTTCTCCATGTTCCGGTATGTTGGCGACCCGATCGCCAGCATGGTCGGGCAAGACACCACGCCCGAGCAACGCGCGCAGTTGCGCGGCGAGCTTGGCCTGGACGATCCCTTTGTCGTGCAGTTCGCACGTTTTGTCGGCAATGCGGTGCAAGGCGATTTCGGTATCTCTTACCGCCAGCGCAGGCCAGTCAGCGAACTGCTCGAAGAACGCATGCCCGCCACGCTGGAACTGTCTTTTGTCTCTGCCGTCATGGCGCTGGCGCTGGGTATCCCGATGGGTATCTACACCGCGCTCAAACGCCACGGCGTTCTGTCCAAGGCGTTCATGGCGATCTCGCTTGCGGGTATTTCGCTGCCGACTTTCCTCATCGGCATTCTGCTGATTCTGGTCTTTGGCGTGCAGTTGCGATGGCTGCCTAGTTTCGGACGCGGCGATGTTGTGAGCATAGGGTGGTGGACCACCGGCTTTCTCACCAAGTCAGGATGGCTGGCGTTGATCATGCCGGCCATCACGCTGGCGTTATTTCAGATGACCTTGATCATGCGGCTGGTGCGCGCCGAGATGCTGGAAGTGCTGCGCGCTGACTTCATCAAGTTTGCGCGGGCCCGCGGTCTGCCCGAACGGCTGATCAACTTTCGCCACGCCTTGAAAAACACGCTGGTGCCCGTCATCACCATCACCGGCCTGCAGCTGGGTTCCATCATCGCATTCGCGATCATCACGGAAACCGTCTTTCAATGGCCCGGCATGGGACTCTTGTTCATCCAGGCGATCAGCATGGTGGACATCCCGGTCATGGCCGCCTATTTGGTCTTGATTGCCTTCATGTTTGTGGTCATCAATCTGGTCGTCGACCTGCTGTACTTCGCCGTAGACCCGCGTCTGCGCGTGCAGAGCAAGTAA
- a CDS encoding ABC transporter permease — protein MIARIAPFFARAADSDIWHSFKRSPGAIIAAIVTLAILLGALFAPIIAPHNPFDLASLSIMDANTPPAWEEGGSADFLLGTDDQGRDILSAVLYGSRVSLLVGFASVLFSMVLGVSLGLISGYAGGRIDSFIMRIADVQLSFPAILVALLIDGVARGVLPRDMHDQLALYVLIFAIGISGWVQYARTVRGSTLVERNKEYVQAARLIGIGPITILRRHILPNVMGPVLVIATIHLAIAIITEATLSFLGVGVPPTAPSLGTLIRIGNSYLFSGMWWISIFPGIALVALVLSVNLLGDWLRDALNPKLR, from the coding sequence ATGATTGCTCGCATCGCTCCCTTCTTCGCCCGCGCGGCCGACAGCGACATCTGGCACAGCTTCAAGCGTTCGCCCGGCGCCATCATCGCCGCGATCGTTACGCTGGCCATTCTGCTGGGCGCGCTGTTCGCGCCTATCATCGCGCCGCACAACCCCTTTGATCTGGCCTCCTTGAGCATCATGGACGCCAACACGCCGCCAGCCTGGGAAGAGGGCGGCAGCGCTGACTTTCTGCTGGGCACTGACGACCAGGGCCGCGACATTCTTTCAGCCGTGCTGTATGGATCGCGCGTGTCCCTGCTGGTGGGTTTTGCCTCGGTTCTGTTTTCGATGGTGCTGGGTGTCTCGTTAGGTTTGATCAGCGGTTACGCCGGCGGCCGCATCGACAGCTTCATCATGCGCATCGCGGATGTCCAACTGTCGTTTCCGGCCATTCTGGTTGCACTGTTGATCGACGGCGTGGCTCGCGGCGTGCTGCCGCGCGACATGCATGATCAGTTGGCGCTGTACGTGCTGATCTTTGCTATCGGCATATCCGGGTGGGTGCAATACGCCCGCACGGTGCGGGGTTCCACCCTGGTCGAACGCAACAAGGAATACGTGCAAGCCGCGCGCCTGATCGGCATTGGCCCCATCACGATTTTGCGCCGCCACATCCTGCCCAACGTCATGGGCCCTGTGCTGGTCATTGCCACCATTCACCTGGCGATCGCGATCATCACCGAAGCCACGCTGTCGTTCCTGGGCGTCGGCGTGCCGCCCACCGCGCCATCGCTGGGCACCTTGATCCGCATCGGCAACAGCTATTTGTTCTCGGGCATGTGGTGGATTTCCATCTTCCCCGGCATTGCGCTGGTGGCGCTGGTGCTATCAGTCAACCTGCTGGGCGACTGGCTGCGCGACGCGCTCAACCCCAAGCTGCGCTGA
- a CDS encoding dipeptide ABC transporter ATP-binding protein, producing MALLNIEDIRIEFPSRRGTLVAVDGVSLALEKGEILGVVGESGAGKSTIGNAVIGLLEAPGRLAAGSVLLNGERIDTLTPAQKRKVRGRRIGMIFQDPLTSLDPLQTVESQLVETMQVHLNLGHAEAKKRAIQLLVQVGIDQPELRVKQYPHQFSGGMRQRVVIALALCCEPEVIIADEPTTALDVSIQAQILELLKKLCREEQVGMIIITHDMGVIAEVTDRVAVLYHGKLVEQGSTAKILGDPDHPYTRSLISAVPRPDIKLKRFPLVTYIEDVKTPSQPLDLATHWLGQRRDFGAHTDGPLVQVRDLSMRFVLKPALLKRNQRTLDAVKRVNFSIGEGEVFGLVGESGSGKSTVARLISGLYTPSEGSVNFGGTDLTALKGEKQLNPFRRQIQMIFQDPFSSLNPRMRVLDIIAEPIRFHKLASSEAEARRIVANLLDVVGLGDRAAERFPHEFSGGQRQRICIARALATRPRFLICDEPTSALDVSIQAQILNLLKDLQEELGLTMLFISHDLPVIRQMCDRVGVMRYGELLEVADTETLFQHPQHPYSQHLLGLMPRLQSMSREGLDVVG from the coding sequence ATGGCCCTGTTGAACATTGAAGACATCCGTATTGAATTTCCCAGCCGCCGCGGCACGCTGGTGGCCGTGGACGGCGTATCGCTGGCTTTGGAAAAAGGCGAGATCCTGGGCGTGGTGGGTGAATCCGGCGCCGGCAAGTCAACCATAGGCAATGCGGTAATCGGATTGCTGGAAGCCCCCGGGCGCCTGGCGGCAGGCTCGGTACTGTTGAACGGCGAGCGCATCGACACCCTGACGCCCGCGCAGAAACGCAAAGTGCGCGGCCGCCGCATCGGCATGATCTTTCAAGATCCGTTGACCTCGCTGGACCCGCTGCAAACGGTCGAGAGCCAGTTGGTCGAGACTATGCAGGTGCACTTGAATCTGGGGCACGCTGAGGCCAAGAAACGCGCAATACAGCTATTGGTTCAGGTCGGCATCGACCAGCCCGAACTGCGCGTCAAACAATACCCGCACCAATTCTCAGGCGGCATGCGTCAGCGCGTGGTGATTGCGCTGGCGCTGTGCTGCGAGCCCGAAGTCATCATTGCCGACGAACCCACCACGGCGCTGGACGTATCCATTCAGGCGCAGATTCTGGAGCTGCTTAAAAAGCTGTGCCGCGAAGAGCAGGTGGGCATGATCATCATCACGCACGACATGGGCGTGATCGCGGAAGTGACTGATCGTGTAGCAGTGCTGTATCACGGCAAGCTGGTTGAACAGGGTTCTACCGCAAAGATTCTGGGCGACCCCGACCATCCCTACACCCGCAGTCTGATCTCGGCCGTGCCGCGCCCCGACATCAAGCTCAAGCGCTTTCCCCTCGTCACCTATATCGAAGACGTCAAGACGCCATCCCAGCCGCTCGATCTGGCCACACATTGGCTGGGCCAGCGGCGCGACTTTGGCGCACACACGGATGGCCCGCTGGTGCAGGTGCGCGACCTGAGCATGCGTTTTGTCTTGAAGCCCGCATTGCTCAAGCGCAACCAACGCACGCTGGACGCGGTAAAACGCGTGAACTTCTCAATCGGCGAAGGTGAAGTTTTCGGGCTGGTCGGCGAATCCGGTTCGGGCAAGTCCACCGTCGCGCGCCTGATCTCCGGGCTGTACACACCGTCGGAAGGCTCGGTCAATTTTGGCGGCACTGACCTGACCGCGCTCAAGGGCGAAAAGCAGCTCAATCCGTTCCGGCGCCAGATTCAGATGATCTTTCAAGATCCGTTCTCGTCCTTGAACCCGCGCATGCGCGTGCTGGACATCATCGCCGAACCCATCCGCTTTCATAAGCTGGCCTCAAGCGAAGCCGAGGCGCGGCGCATTGTGGCCAATCTGCTGGACGTGGTGGGCCTGGGCGACCGCGCCGCCGAGCGCTTTCCGCATGAATTCTCGGGCGGCCAGCGCCAGCGCATCTGCATCGCGCGCGCGCTGGCCACGCGCCCCCGCTTTCTGATCTGTGACGAACCCACCTCTGCGCTGGACGTATCCATCCAGGCGCAAATCCTGAACCTGCTGAAAGACCTGCAAGAAGAGCTGGGCCTGACCATGCTGTTCATCAGCCACGACCTGCCCGTGATCCGCCAGATGTGCGATCGGGTGGGCGTGATGCGTTACGGCGAACTGCTGGAAGTGGCAGACACCGAAACGCTCTTCCAGCATCCGCAACATCCATACAGCCAACACCTGCTTGGCCTGATGCCCCGCCTGCAATCCATGTCCCGGGAGGGCCTGGACGTGGTGGGCTGA